One Candidatus Paceibacterota bacterium genomic region harbors:
- a CDS encoding N-acetylmuramoyl-L-alanine amidase, whose product MRVRYVYALVFVLIASIGFFGLQDAGVVNLSSAYSYLAGIFFAEKITPDAIRSEYANSSLKVLIVPGHEKDTGGTEYKNLKERELVLQLGKYLQEELNKDTHLTSQITRDGSGDFTQWFKDYIAEGSIDVKVFTTSAKVKTAQAIIQGLFTPTTGVEHNTAPGPTALVLYGINKYANEHAVDLVLHLHLNDYPRRYTNQPGKYTGFAIYIPESQLPNTRSSKAIGDSIARELAHIEPRSSYKKEQPALVEDQELIAIGSYGTRDGASLLIEYGYIYEKKFTDLKLRDKTLRDLAHATYLGIEDYFNQKVALSTTR is encoded by the coding sequence ATGCGCGTCCGTTACGTGTACGCTTTAGTGTTCGTACTCATTGCCTCAATAGGCTTTTTCGGTTTGCAAGATGCCGGTGTCGTAAATCTAAGTTCCGCCTATTCCTATCTTGCCGGCATTTTCTTCGCCGAGAAGATTACTCCCGACGCGATACGTTCCGAATACGCAAATAGCTCGCTTAAAGTTCTGATTGTACCAGGCCATGAAAAAGACACCGGCGGTACGGAATATAAAAATCTCAAAGAGCGCGAACTCGTGCTCCAGCTCGGGAAGTATCTCCAGGAGGAGTTGAATAAAGACACTCATCTCACGTCTCAAATTACCAGAGACGGATCCGGCGACTTCACTCAATGGTTCAAAGATTACATAGCGGAGGGCAGTATTGACGTTAAGGTTTTTACCACCTCGGCAAAAGTTAAGACTGCGCAAGCTATAATTCAAGGACTTTTCACGCCGACTACAGGGGTCGAACATAACACCGCGCCCGGTCCGACCGCGCTTGTTCTCTACGGCATCAATAAATATGCGAACGAACATGCTGTCGATTTGGTACTACACTTACATCTGAACGATTACCCGAGACGATATACAAATCAGCCCGGTAAATATACCGGATTCGCGATTTATATACCAGAAAGTCAGCTTCCGAACACCCGTTCGAGTAAGGCCATAGGAGATAGTATTGCCAGAGAATTGGCGCATATCGAGCCTAGGAGCAGTTATAAAAAAGAGCAGCCGGCCTTGGTCGAAGACCAAGAGCTCATCGCCATCGGCTCCTATGGTACGCGCGATGGCGCGTCATTGCTTATCGAGTACGGCTATATTTATGAGAAGAAATTTACAGATCTCAAACTCCGGGACAAAACTTTGCGCGACCTGGCCCACGCTACCTACCTCGGAATCGAAGATTACTTTAATCAAAAGGTCGCATTGTCTACGACGCGATAG
- a CDS encoding alpha/beta hydrolase, which produces MKKIFLIHGFEGEPNGGWRPWLMGELAKYGVYACALPMPSPEKPICKDWLAMIDYCIGKPNKDTYLVGHSLGVPAILRYLEKTKVKIGGAVLVSGPIKTKKGYRNGKLDTFFAQPFDLKLIKRKASKFTVIHGDNDQLVDITQDEELAKLLSCELIKVKNGGHLNGSSGFRELPQALVALKKIASLKPFKGTIY; this is translated from the coding sequence ATGAAGAAAATATTTCTGATACACGGATTTGAAGGTGAGCCGAACGGAGGATGGAGACCATGGCTCATGGGCGAACTTGCCAAATACGGCGTGTACGCTTGCGCTTTACCAATGCCATCGCCAGAAAAGCCTATCTGTAAAGACTGGCTTGCAATGATTGATTACTGCATCGGTAAACCGAATAAAGATACGTATTTAGTCGGCCACAGTCTGGGTGTGCCGGCGATTCTAAGATATTTGGAAAAAACAAAAGTAAAAATAGGCGGTGCCGTTCTGGTCTCCGGACCTATTAAAACAAAAAAAGGATACAGGAACGGTAAACTCGATACATTCTTTGCGCAACCTTTTGATTTAAAATTGATAAAAAGGAAAGCGAGCAAGTTCACTGTAATTCACGGAGACAACGATCAGCTTGTGGATATTACGCAAGATGAGGAGCTAGCAAAATTGCTTTCGTGTGAATTGATAAAAGTGAAGAACGGAGGACACCTGAACGGATCAAGCGGCTTTCGTGAATTACCCCAGGCGCTTGTTGCTCTCAAAAAAATCGCGTCATTAAAACCGTTCAAGGGAACAATCTACTGA
- a CDS encoding NTP transferase domain-containing protein — MNVVVLAAGEGKRMAADGMPKVLVPLKGKPLISYVLEAIRASGADAHPTLVIGVHAELVEKTLGTQYNYVIQAERLGTGHAVQCAQALLEPEADDVLVLYGDHPLVSAKMIKDLVRAHKSGNNTLTMATTTVPDFKDWYAGFYDFGRIIRAEDGTLEKIIEKKDATTEELEIKEVNPGYYCFKSAWLWPALKSIKNDNAQKEYYLTDLLALAVKDEEKIGSVEIDPEEALGVNTREQLALVETLL; from the coding sequence ATGAATGTAGTTGTATTGGCGGCGGGTGAGGGTAAACGCATGGCGGCAGACGGGATGCCGAAGGTTTTGGTACCCTTGAAGGGCAAGCCGCTTATTTCGTACGTGCTCGAGGCGATACGCGCTTCGGGCGCCGATGCTCATCCGACATTGGTTATCGGTGTCCACGCCGAGCTCGTCGAAAAAACTCTAGGCACGCAATATAATTATGTCATCCAAGCAGAACGTCTCGGCACCGGCCACGCGGTACAATGCGCGCAGGCCTTGCTTGAGCCGGAGGCCGATGACGTGCTCGTGCTCTACGGCGATCATCCGCTTGTGTCGGCGAAGATGATAAAAGATTTGGTGCGTGCACATAAGTCCGGCAATAACACGCTCACAATGGCGACGACAACCGTCCCTGATTTTAAAGATTGGTACGCCGGCTTTTACGACTTCGGCAGGATTATTCGCGCCGAGGACGGCACTTTGGAAAAGATTATAGAGAAAAAAGACGCAACGACAGAAGAACTTGAAATAAAAGAAGTGAACCCAGGCTATTATTGTTTCAAGTCTGCCTGGCTCTGGCCGGCTCTCAAAAGCATAAAGAACGACAATGCGCAGAAAGAATATTATCTCACCGATTTATTGGCGCTTGCGGTAAAAGATGAAGAAAAAATCGGCAGTGTCGAGATAGACCCCGAAGAAGCGCTCGGTGTTAATACTAGAGAACAGCTTGCCCTTGTCGAGACCTTACTTTAG
- a CDS encoding glycosyltransferase, with translation MHIGMFTDTYEPKIDGIVSSIKTYTAELEKRGHTVKIYSPKNAFFREEHTAHPDNTRIPSLSYYAYPDFRLSLPYDPRLVNNIRKEKFDVIHTHTPGSIGLLGIGAARLFGIRSVHTYHTNLEEYLHYFPAPEIISKYGVKKFVAIYMNRHDACIAPSTAVKRLLTDYGVSVPVHVLPSGVNFDDFDNLQPQPKAYPYIMSMSRIGREKNLAFLVKAFVLVSKSHPDIHFIIAGGGPYEDELREIVKASPVHDRIHLTGFIKHGELFPLVAGAKVFLSASTTETQGLTTLEALACGTPVVAVKASGVEDTLAGDNGGYLVPEDLEKFAEKVSLLLNNSEIRTAKSKEAKLRANDFSIESCTDKLLGVYKS, from the coding sequence ATGCATATCGGGATGTTCACGGACACTTACGAGCCCAAGATCGACGGCATCGTCAGCTCCATTAAGACTTACACGGCCGAGTTGGAGAAGCGCGGACACACGGTAAAGATATATTCGCCCAAGAATGCTTTTTTTAGAGAAGAACATACTGCACATCCGGACAACACGCGCATTCCCTCTTTATCATACTACGCCTACCCCGACTTCAGACTAAGCTTGCCTTACGACCCGCGACTCGTCAATAATATCAGGAAAGAGAAGTTCGATGTTATTCATACCCATACGCCGGGTTCTATCGGCCTGCTTGGTATCGGCGCGGCCCGACTCTTCGGTATCCGTTCTGTGCACACTTATCACACAAATCTTGAGGAATATCTGCACTACTTCCCTGCGCCGGAGATAATCAGCAAGTACGGCGTAAAGAAGTTCGTGGCTATCTATATGAACCGCCACGATGCCTGCATCGCTCCCTCAACCGCCGTCAAACGCCTGCTTACGGATTATGGCGTGAGTGTTCCTGTGCATGTCTTGCCATCGGGGGTCAATTTTGATGATTTCGATAATTTGCAACCACAACCAAAAGCCTACCCTTATATTATGAGTATGAGTCGGATAGGCAGAGAAAAGAATCTTGCGTTTTTGGTAAAGGCCTTTGTGCTTGTTTCGAAATCTCACCCCGACATTCATTTCATAATAGCCGGCGGCGGGCCGTATGAAGATGAGTTGCGCGAGATAGTCAAAGCTTCTCCTGTACATGACCGGATTCATCTGACAGGATTCATCAAGCATGGCGAACTCTTCCCTCTGGTCGCGGGTGCCAAAGTATTTCTCTCCGCCTCGACGACAGAGACTCAAGGCTTAACCACACTCGAAGCGCTCGCTTGCGGTACGCCGGTCGTGGCCGTCAAAGCAAGCGGCGTCGAAGACACCTTGGCTGGAGACAATGGCGGTTATCTTGTCCCAGAGGATCTCGAGAAATTCGCGGAAAAAGTTTCTCTGCTTTTGAATAACTCGGAGATTCGCACAGCGAAATCTAAAGAAGCTAAGTTAAGAGCAAATGATTTCAGCATAGAATCCTGCACCGATAAACTGCTCGGAGTTTACAAAAGTTAG
- a CDS encoding transposase: MERILETDCFYHIYNRGTNKQEIFHDESDYLRFVHYLYVCNDRALMEKVFAESIIGGPTSENSHKRELLVDVVCFALMPNHFHLMLNQRKDGGVSKFMQKLCTAYTMYYNHRYKRTGVLFQGKYKSIPVLDEQYLPILVRYIHLNPVELDVSATKTEGGMISYLKNYRWSSCPDYLGQANFPSIISTDQFAEIFEDYEEHQEFLVENIGDGFMSSEKRLFIDL, encoded by the coding sequence ATGGAGCGCATATTGGAAACCGACTGTTTTTACCATATCTATAACCGAGGCACGAACAAGCAGGAAATTTTTCACGACGAAAGTGACTATCTTCGGTTTGTTCACTATCTTTATGTTTGTAACGACCGCGCATTGATGGAGAAGGTCTTCGCCGAATCAATAATCGGAGGTCCGACCTCCGAAAATTCTCATAAACGGGAATTGTTGGTTGATGTTGTCTGTTTCGCTCTTATGCCGAACCACTTTCATCTCATGCTGAATCAGAGGAAAGATGGCGGAGTAAGCAAGTTCATGCAAAAGCTTTGCACTGCGTACACCATGTACTATAATCATCGTTATAAACGCACCGGCGTATTATTCCAGGGAAAGTACAAAAGCATACCCGTACTTGATGAGCAGTACCTGCCAATCCTAGTGCGATACATTCACTTAAATCCTGTCGAGCTTGATGTGTCAGCAACAAAAACCGAAGGCGGAATGATCTCATATCTGAAAAATTATCGCTGGTCAAGTTGCCCAGATTACCTTGGTCAGGCAAACTTTCCCTCAATCATATCAACGGACCAGTTTGCGGAGATATTTGAAGATTATGAAGAACACCAGGAATTTTTGGTCGAGAAT